Within the Candidatus Reidiella endopervernicosa genome, the region AGCATCTCGCCATGCTGAACAGTCTCCACACCCTCTGCAATGGCCTGACGTCTGAAGGCCGTGGCCAGCCCCATTACACCCTCCAGGATAGCCAGATCTTCCGGATCATCGAGCATGCCTCGCACGAAGCTCTGATCGATTTTGAGTTGATCGGCAGGTAACCGCTTAAAGTAGGTGAGTGACGAGTAACCGGTGCCAAAATCGTCAAGTGCAAAGCGTACGCCCATATCCAGACAGGAGCGCATCAGATTGGAGACGTATTCAATATCTTCCAAGGCACTCGTCTCAAGCACCTCCAGCTCCAGATCACCAGGATCGATGGCTGGGTGGGCCTTCAGCAATTCGCTCAAGCGATTAACGAAATCTGCCTGCTGTAGCTGATAACCATCCACGTTCACGCTTACCGAGAGATTTAGATCGACCGAACGCCATAATTCCATTTGCGTCAATGCGCTCTCAATCACCCATTCACCCAACTCTATCGCTAATTTGTGGCCCTCTATTACCGAGAGGAACTCAGCTGGCGGTAACAGTCCACGCTCTGGATGTTGCCATCGGATCAGCGCTTCGGCACCGATAATTTCACCGCTACGCATATTAA harbors:
- a CDS encoding EAL domain-containing protein, translating into MRSGEIIGAEALIRWQHPERGLLPPAEFLSVIEGHKLAIELGEWVIESALTQMELWRSVDLNLSVSVNVDGYQLQQADFVNRLSELLKAHPAIDPGDLELEVLETSALEDIEYVSNLMRSCLDMGVRFALDDFGTGYSSLTYFKRLPADQLKIDQSFVRGMLDDPEDLAILEGVMGLATAFRRQAIAEGVETVQHGEMLLRLGCELGQGTLSPGPCLPKISRTGSVAGGLIQRGLINTLLAMRIFHCYLPMLSIVPG